A single region of the Gadus morhua chromosome 5, gadMor3.0, whole genome shotgun sequence genome encodes:
- the exd2 gene encoding exonuclease 3'-5' domain-containing protein 2 isoform X2: MSPRGSISTVITTVLGVTLGGLLIWRVYRRQRKRLPCSHKAVDSPVVEAAPPPLSVESPATPVSSSSSPPPTPPPPTPALPSPEQLLRVAPVVVGSEDEWERAWPALQKDLAVFPVLGLDCEWVSVKGRTSMVSLLQMASYSGRCVLVRMLSLRGGGARSIPLSLMEVLRDPHVLKVGVGCYEDAKRLIRDHGLAVGCTVDLRYLVLRRKVLLNNGMSLKSLASDLLGVSLDKSLALRCSDWEAKKLTADQVRYAAGDAQVSVALFFHLLGLGGDSSPSPCSSISPSPSSPAYLSTGTAPYARLAAQCQGLVDVPFREGRGSGRGAAEGDENTPFRGGGDGGGDRRPRRLAFEGPEAGDQQVPDPRRNQKRKPLGVGYFARKSPLYDNCFLYAPDGEPLCTCDKKKAKWYLDKGLGVLESQDPFVVRLLFEPAGRPESKQDYYLTAKENLCVVCGKEDSYIRKNIVPHEYRRHFPAELKDHNSHDILLLCTACHAASNVHDGSLKQLLAEEHGAPQGCEEGVRVLEDSDRRRVRSAARALLTAGDALPQRRRSELQGLIQDFLEPDGRTDGGELTSEDLQYAAELETRIFNASYVPHGLKVVRAQAGGGGGGLRGLMELERRWRQHFLSSMRPRHLPPLWAVDHNHRKLRHKYGEDLPVLPL, translated from the exons ATGTCTCCACGCGGGTCCATCTCGACCGTCATAACGACGGTTCTCGGGGTGACTCTAGGCGGGTTGCTGATATGGCGCGTTTACCGGAGACAGAGGAAGCGACTACCTTGCAGTCACAAGGCAGTCGATTCACCCGTGGTGGAGGCGGCCCCTCCGCCTCTCTCAGTGGAGTCTCCAGCCACGCcggtttcttcttcttcttctcctcctccaacacctcctccacccaccccggCGCTACCATCTCCAGAGCAGCTGCTGAGGGTGGCGCCTGTGGTAGTGGGCTCCGAGGACGAGTGGGAGCGCGCCTGGCCCGCCCTGCAGAAGGACCTCGCCGTCTTCCCCGTGTTGGGGTTGGACTGTGAATGG gtgtcGGTGAAGGGTCGGACCTCCATGGTGTCTCTTCTCCAGATGGCCTCCTACTCGGGCCGCTGTGTCCTGGTCCGGATGCTCTCCCTCCGAGGTGGGGGGGCGCGGTCCATCCCCCTCAGCCTGATGGAGGTCCTGCGAGACCCCCACGTCTTGAAGGTTGGGGTGGGCTGCTACGAAGACGCCAAGCGGCTGATCCGAGACCACGGCCTGGCCGTGGGGTGCACGGTGGACCTGCGGTACCTGGTCCTCAGAAG gaaGGTGCTGCTGAACAACGGCATGAGTCTGAAGTCTCTTGCGTCCGACCTGCTCGGCGTCTCTCTGGATAAGTCTCTGGCGCTGCGCTGCAGTGACTGGGAGGCCAAGAAGCTGACCGCCGACCAG gTGCGCTATGCAGCGGGCGACGCCCAGGTCTCCGTCGCTCTGTTCTTCCACCTGCTGGGTCTGGGCGGAGACtctagcccctccccctgctcctccatcagcccctccccctctagcCCCGCCTACTTATCCACCGGCACCGCCCCCTACGCCCGGCTGGCCGCCCAGTGCCAGGGGCTGGTGGACGTCCCGTTccgggaggggcggggctcggGGCGGGGGGCCGCGGAGGGCGACGAGAACACCCCGTTCAGGGggggcggcgacggcggcggcgaccGGAGGCCGAGGAGGCTGGCCTTCGAGGGCCCGGAGGCTGGGGACCAGCAAGTCCCAGACCCCCGGCGCAACCAGAAGAGGAAGCCCCTGGGGGTGGGCTACTTCgccag GAAGTCTCCTCTCTATGACAACTGCTTCCTGTACGCCCCCGACGGAGAGCCGCTCTGTACCTGCGACAAGAAGAAGGCCAAGTGGTACCTGGACAAGGGCCTGGGAG tcctggAGTCCCAGGACCCCTTCGTGGTGCGGCTGCTGTTCGAGCCGGCGGGCCGGCCAGAATCGAAGCAGGACTACTACCTGACGGCCAAGGAGAACCTGTGTGTGGTCTGTGGCAAGGAGGACTCCTACATCAG GAAGAACATCGTCCCCCACGAGTACCGGCGCCACTTCCCCGCCGAGCTGAAGGACCACAACTCCCACGACATCCTGCTGCTGTGCACGGCGTGCCACGCCGCCTCCAACGTCCACGACGGCTCCCTGAAGCAGCTGCTGGCCGAGGAGCACGGCGCCCCCCAGGGGTGCGAGGAGGGGGTGCGCGTCCTGGAGGACTCGGACCGGCGCCGCGTGCGCTCGGCCGCCAGGGCGCTGCTCACGGCCGGCGACGCCCTGCCGCAGCGGCGGCGCTCCGAGCTGCAGGGACTGATCCAGGACTTCCTGGAGCCGGACGGACGCACGGACGGCGGGGAGCTGACCTCCGAGGACCTGCAGTACGCGGCCGAGCTGGAGACCAG GATCTTCAACGCGTCCTACGTGCCCCACGGTCTGAAGGTGGTGCGGGCGCAGgcgggtggcggcggcggcggcctgcgCGGCCTGATGGAGCTGGAGCGGCGCTGGCGCCAGCACTTCCTGTCCTCCATGCGGCCGCGCCACCTGCCCCCGCTCTGGGCCGTCGACCACAACCACAGGAAGCTACGCCACAAGTACGGCGAGGACCTGCCCGTCCTGCCCctctga
- the exd2 gene encoding exonuclease 3'-5' domain-containing protein 2 isoform X1 has product MSPRGSISTVITTVLGVTLGGLLIWRVYRRQRKRLPCSHKAVDSPVVEAAPPPLSVESPATPVSSSSSPPPTPPPPTPALPSPEQLLRVAPVVVGSEDEWERAWPALQKDLAVFPVLGLDCEWVKKRGVSVKGRTSMVSLLQMASYSGRCVLVRMLSLRGGGARSIPLSLMEVLRDPHVLKVGVGCYEDAKRLIRDHGLAVGCTVDLRYLVLRRKVLLNNGMSLKSLASDLLGVSLDKSLALRCSDWEAKKLTADQVRYAAGDAQVSVALFFHLLGLGGDSSPSPCSSISPSPSSPAYLSTGTAPYARLAAQCQGLVDVPFREGRGSGRGAAEGDENTPFRGGGDGGGDRRPRRLAFEGPEAGDQQVPDPRRNQKRKPLGVGYFARKSPLYDNCFLYAPDGEPLCTCDKKKAKWYLDKGLGVLESQDPFVVRLLFEPAGRPESKQDYYLTAKENLCVVCGKEDSYIRKNIVPHEYRRHFPAELKDHNSHDILLLCTACHAASNVHDGSLKQLLAEEHGAPQGCEEGVRVLEDSDRRRVRSAARALLTAGDALPQRRRSELQGLIQDFLEPDGRTDGGELTSEDLQYAAELETRIFNASYVPHGLKVVRAQAGGGGGGLRGLMELERRWRQHFLSSMRPRHLPPLWAVDHNHRKLRHKYGEDLPVLPL; this is encoded by the exons ATGTCTCCACGCGGGTCCATCTCGACCGTCATAACGACGGTTCTCGGGGTGACTCTAGGCGGGTTGCTGATATGGCGCGTTTACCGGAGACAGAGGAAGCGACTACCTTGCAGTCACAAGGCAGTCGATTCACCCGTGGTGGAGGCGGCCCCTCCGCCTCTCTCAGTGGAGTCTCCAGCCACGCcggtttcttcttcttcttctcctcctccaacacctcctccacccaccccggCGCTACCATCTCCAGAGCAGCTGCTGAGGGTGGCGCCTGTGGTAGTGGGCTCCGAGGACGAGTGGGAGCGCGCCTGGCCCGCCCTGCAGAAGGACCTCGCCGTCTTCCCCGTGTTGGGGTTGGACTGTGAATGGGTAAAGAAGCGCGGC gtgtcGGTGAAGGGTCGGACCTCCATGGTGTCTCTTCTCCAGATGGCCTCCTACTCGGGCCGCTGTGTCCTGGTCCGGATGCTCTCCCTCCGAGGTGGGGGGGCGCGGTCCATCCCCCTCAGCCTGATGGAGGTCCTGCGAGACCCCCACGTCTTGAAGGTTGGGGTGGGCTGCTACGAAGACGCCAAGCGGCTGATCCGAGACCACGGCCTGGCCGTGGGGTGCACGGTGGACCTGCGGTACCTGGTCCTCAGAAG gaaGGTGCTGCTGAACAACGGCATGAGTCTGAAGTCTCTTGCGTCCGACCTGCTCGGCGTCTCTCTGGATAAGTCTCTGGCGCTGCGCTGCAGTGACTGGGAGGCCAAGAAGCTGACCGCCGACCAG gTGCGCTATGCAGCGGGCGACGCCCAGGTCTCCGTCGCTCTGTTCTTCCACCTGCTGGGTCTGGGCGGAGACtctagcccctccccctgctcctccatcagcccctccccctctagcCCCGCCTACTTATCCACCGGCACCGCCCCCTACGCCCGGCTGGCCGCCCAGTGCCAGGGGCTGGTGGACGTCCCGTTccgggaggggcggggctcggGGCGGGGGGCCGCGGAGGGCGACGAGAACACCCCGTTCAGGGggggcggcgacggcggcggcgaccGGAGGCCGAGGAGGCTGGCCTTCGAGGGCCCGGAGGCTGGGGACCAGCAAGTCCCAGACCCCCGGCGCAACCAGAAGAGGAAGCCCCTGGGGGTGGGCTACTTCgccag GAAGTCTCCTCTCTATGACAACTGCTTCCTGTACGCCCCCGACGGAGAGCCGCTCTGTACCTGCGACAAGAAGAAGGCCAAGTGGTACCTGGACAAGGGCCTGGGAG tcctggAGTCCCAGGACCCCTTCGTGGTGCGGCTGCTGTTCGAGCCGGCGGGCCGGCCAGAATCGAAGCAGGACTACTACCTGACGGCCAAGGAGAACCTGTGTGTGGTCTGTGGCAAGGAGGACTCCTACATCAG GAAGAACATCGTCCCCCACGAGTACCGGCGCCACTTCCCCGCCGAGCTGAAGGACCACAACTCCCACGACATCCTGCTGCTGTGCACGGCGTGCCACGCCGCCTCCAACGTCCACGACGGCTCCCTGAAGCAGCTGCTGGCCGAGGAGCACGGCGCCCCCCAGGGGTGCGAGGAGGGGGTGCGCGTCCTGGAGGACTCGGACCGGCGCCGCGTGCGCTCGGCCGCCAGGGCGCTGCTCACGGCCGGCGACGCCCTGCCGCAGCGGCGGCGCTCCGAGCTGCAGGGACTGATCCAGGACTTCCTGGAGCCGGACGGACGCACGGACGGCGGGGAGCTGACCTCCGAGGACCTGCAGTACGCGGCCGAGCTGGAGACCAG GATCTTCAACGCGTCCTACGTGCCCCACGGTCTGAAGGTGGTGCGGGCGCAGgcgggtggcggcggcggcggcctgcgCGGCCTGATGGAGCTGGAGCGGCGCTGGCGCCAGCACTTCCTGTCCTCCATGCGGCCGCGCCACCTGCCCCCGCTCTGGGCCGTCGACCACAACCACAGGAAGCTACGCCACAAGTACGGCGAGGACCTGCCCGTCCTGCCCctctga